A single region of the Nocardioides ochotonae genome encodes:
- a CDS encoding DUF881 domain-containing protein, translating into MPERPKAPEADPSQPPSPPEPPSGRQRLRNALVRPSRAQTVVAFLLALLAFATVTQVRQTEVEDSFAGYREQDLIDVLNGLSSTSQRAEAEIERLEETRAELLSDTTSRTTALEQAQQESETLAILAGLVPVTGPGLRITIDEGDGTVRASDLVDMVQELRTAGAEAMQVNGQVRLIAQSYFDEAAGGMTIDGQVVTAPYVFDVIGDPDNLANALTFYDGPRDNIEASGGTMTIEERSSIDIEAVRRPVEPEYAQPAPEQ; encoded by the coding sequence ATGCCTGAGCGCCCGAAGGCCCCCGAGGCCGACCCGTCCCAGCCCCCGTCCCCGCCGGAGCCGCCGAGCGGTCGACAGCGACTGCGCAACGCGCTGGTGCGTCCGTCACGGGCGCAGACGGTGGTCGCCTTCCTGCTCGCGCTCCTCGCCTTCGCGACCGTCACCCAGGTGCGCCAGACCGAGGTCGAGGATTCCTTCGCCGGGTACCGCGAGCAGGACCTCATCGACGTCCTGAACGGCCTGTCGAGCACCAGCCAGCGCGCCGAGGCGGAGATCGAGCGGCTGGAGGAGACCCGGGCCGAGCTGCTCTCCGACACGACGAGCCGGACGACCGCGCTGGAGCAGGCCCAGCAGGAGTCCGAGACGCTGGCGATCCTCGCGGGCCTGGTGCCCGTCACCGGCCCGGGGCTGCGGATCACGATCGACGAGGGCGACGGCACCGTGCGCGCCAGCGACCTCGTCGACATGGTCCAGGAGCTGCGCACCGCGGGCGCGGAGGCGATGCAGGTGAACGGCCAGGTGCGGCTGATCGCGCAGAGCTACTTCGACGAAGCCGCCGGCGGCATGACCATCGATGGCCAGGTGGTGACCGCGCCGTACGTCTTCGACGTGATCGGCGACCCCGACAACCTCGCCAACGCGCTGACCTTCTACGACGGGCCGCGCGACAACATCGAGGCCTCCGGCGGCACGATGACGATCGAGGAGCGCTCCTCCATCGACATCGAGGCCGTGCGCCGACCCGTGGAACCGGAGTACGCGCAGCCCGCGCCGGAGCAGTAG
- a CDS encoding DUF881 domain-containing protein gives MAEGTPRDREPAPRQPARPPAPAPAPPVRVTLPLLTLITQQSLDEDYVLAAERRVLGGQAPSKGRPQVIAVVVIMLFGILVTTAAVQTSRNADINDASQNTLIARIENQRDHLSSLQERAAAVRAENNELEDDLAEVSAEQQSTTSALRRLQARTGFVAVTGPGVRLVANDAQSAVERIRKDDLFLLINALWAAGAEAATLNGRRLTVLTSINNSGGAINIDLTPIRAPYTLQAIGDPRTLQANLVETSTFDEFTVLMSQYGFTLEMEDVESFTLPAAPSKRLVAVTEADAAERPNRKDEENSS, from the coding sequence ATGGCTGAGGGGACGCCGCGCGACCGCGAGCCGGCCCCCCGTCAGCCGGCGCGGCCGCCGGCTCCGGCACCGGCGCCCCCGGTGCGGGTGACGCTGCCCCTCCTGACGCTGATCACCCAGCAGTCCCTCGACGAGGACTACGTGCTGGCCGCCGAGCGACGGGTGCTGGGCGGCCAGGCGCCCTCCAAGGGCCGCCCGCAGGTGATCGCGGTGGTGGTGATCATGCTGTTCGGCATCCTGGTGACCACGGCCGCCGTACAGACCTCGCGCAACGCCGACATCAACGACGCCAGCCAGAACACCCTCATCGCCCGGATCGAGAACCAGCGCGACCATCTCTCCTCGCTGCAGGAGCGGGCCGCCGCCGTGCGCGCCGAGAACAACGAGCTCGAGGACGACCTGGCCGAGGTCAGCGCCGAGCAGCAGTCGACCACCTCGGCGCTGCGGCGCCTTCAGGCGCGCACGGGGTTCGTGGCGGTCACCGGCCCGGGGGTGCGCCTGGTCGCGAACGACGCCCAGAGCGCGGTGGAGCGGATCCGCAAGGACGACCTTTTCCTGCTCATCAACGCGCTGTGGGCAGCGGGCGCCGAGGCGGCGACGCTCAACGGGCGCCGGCTGACCGTGCTGACCTCGATCAACAACTCCGGCGGTGCCATCAACATCGATCTCACCCCGATCCGGGCGCCCTACACGCTGCAGGCGATCGGGGACCCGCGTACGCTCCAGGCGAATCTGGTCGAGACCTCGACGTTCGACGAGTTCACGGTCCTGATGTCGCAGTACGGCTTCACCCTGGAGATGGAGGACGTCGAGTCGTTCACCCTCCCGGCGGCGCCTTCCAAACGGCTGGTCGCGGTCACCGAGGCCGACGCCGCTGAACGCCCGAACCGCAAGGACGAGGAGAACTCATCGTGA
- a CDS encoding MerR family transcriptional regulator, producing the protein MSPDVARAAEAAGEQGLLFNDDVSTLPSDTGYRGPTACSAAGITYRQLDYWARTGLVEPTVRGASGSGTQRLYSFRDILLLKVIKRLLDAGISLQQIRTAVHHLRERGTDDLTRVTLMSDGASVYECTSNDEVIDLLQGGQGVFGIAIGGVWREIEGTLAELPSERTSDDSAPSASDELAARRARRIV; encoded by the coding sequence GTGAGTCCCGATGTCGCGCGGGCAGCAGAAGCCGCCGGCGAACAGGGACTCCTCTTCAACGACGACGTCTCGACCCTGCCCAGTGACACCGGCTACCGCGGCCCGACGGCGTGCAGCGCCGCCGGGATCACCTACCGGCAGCTGGACTACTGGGCCCGCACCGGCCTGGTCGAGCCGACCGTCCGAGGCGCCAGCGGCTCCGGCACGCAGCGTCTCTACTCCTTTCGCGACATCCTGCTGCTGAAGGTCATCAAGCGCCTTCTCGACGCGGGCATCTCGCTGCAGCAGATCCGCACCGCCGTGCACCACCTGCGGGAGCGCGGCACCGACGACCTCACCCGCGTCACGCTGATGAGCGACGGTGCGTCGGTCTATGAGTGCACGAGCAACGACGAGGTCATCGACCTGCTCCAGGGCGGTCAGGGTGTGTTCGGCATCGCGATCGGCGGTGTCTGGCGCGAGATCGAGGGCACCCTCGCCGAGCTGCCGAGCGAGCGGACCTCCGACGACTCGGCACCCTCGGCCAGCGACGAGCTCGCCGCCCGGCGGGCACGACGGATCGTCTGA
- the gcvH gene encoding glycine cleavage system protein GcvH yields MYPDDLTYSSEHEWVRRPGEHDGSVRVGITHFAQDALGDIVYASLPAVGEIVTAGSPCGELESTKSVSDIYAPVSGEVVARNEALDATPELVNSDPYAGGWLFEVVPSDPAELDELMDATTYADSLES; encoded by the coding sequence GTGTACCCCGACGACCTGACCTACAGCAGTGAGCACGAGTGGGTGCGACGCCCCGGCGAGCACGACGGCTCCGTGCGTGTCGGCATCACCCACTTCGCCCAGGACGCGCTCGGCGACATCGTCTACGCCTCGCTGCCCGCCGTGGGGGAGATCGTGACCGCCGGGTCGCCGTGCGGCGAGCTGGAGTCGACCAAGTCGGTCAGCGACATCTACGCGCCGGTCAGCGGCGAGGTGGTGGCCCGCAACGAGGCGCTCGACGCGACGCCGGAGCTGGTCAACAGCGACCCGTACGCCGGCGGCTGGCTCTTCGAGGTCGTGCCCTCGGACCCGGCCGAGCTCGATGAGCTGATGGACGCCACGACGTACGCCGACTCGCTCGAGAGCTGA
- a CDS encoding CDP-alcohol phosphatidyltransferase family protein — protein MLRLAGVPVFLWLVLGPEADGWALALLMVSGITDFADGWLARRLDQTTVLGQLLDPIADRLYILAVVFGLAMRDIIPWWVAVLLPLRDLMLWGLVPLLRTRGYSALPVHFLGKAATFNLLYAFPLLLLGDGDGVVAELAQVFGWAFAFWGIGLYWWAGLLYAWQVRTLLRTTERRPAVGDG, from the coding sequence ATGCTCCGCCTGGCCGGCGTCCCCGTCTTCCTGTGGCTCGTGCTCGGGCCGGAGGCCGACGGCTGGGCTCTGGCCCTGCTGATGGTCTCGGGCATCACCGACTTCGCGGACGGCTGGCTGGCGCGCCGGCTGGACCAGACCACGGTGCTCGGCCAGCTGCTCGACCCGATCGCCGACCGGCTCTACATCCTCGCCGTCGTGTTCGGCCTCGCGATGCGCGACATCATCCCGTGGTGGGTGGCGGTGCTGCTGCCGCTGCGCGACCTGATGCTGTGGGGCCTGGTGCCGCTGCTGCGCACCCGCGGCTACAGCGCGCTGCCCGTGCACTTCCTCGGCAAGGCGGCGACGTTCAACCTGCTCTACGCCTTCCCGCTGCTGCTGCTCGGGGACGGCGACGGCGTGGTCGCGGAGCTCGCGCAGGTCTTCGGCTGGGCGTTCGCGTTCTGGGGCATCGGGCTGTACTGGTGGGCCGGGCTGCTCTACGCCTGGCAGGTGCGGACCCTGCTGCGCACCACCGAGCGACGTCCGGCTGTGGGCGATGGCTGA
- a CDS encoding hemolysin family protein, with the protein MTTSLILLVGALLLIAACGVFVAAEFALVAVDRNKVEQAVADGDARARGVQLALRQLSTQLSGAQVGITVTNLGIGFLAEPAIADLIREPLEDLGTPAGAVSPLALTIGLVLSTILTMIFGELVPKNLAIARPLETARATQGLMRTFTALNKLPIRVLNNSANALVRRLGVEPQEELRSARSSSELASLIQRSADEGTLDADTAELMERSVEFGTRTAGEIMTPRVRTHSLEVNDRASAVIEMARQTGHSRFPVLDAEDVVVGTVHVKHAVAVPLHERPTTRVKHLMVRPVVVPDSLRLDPLLALLRQDGFQMAVVLDEYGGHAGIVTLEDVIEEIVGDISDEHDRLGARARQRHDGSWIISGLLRPDEVEDITGITLPEAEDYDTVAGLVLKVLGRVPSRGDVAEVPVPVRTDDEETREQLALLTVEHMDGLRVDRLTMRLLDGEEPTEQDRDRRGDRNAERSGARKEGQR; encoded by the coding sequence ATGACGACCTCACTCATCCTGCTGGTGGGCGCCCTGCTGCTCATCGCGGCCTGCGGCGTGTTCGTGGCCGCGGAGTTCGCCCTCGTTGCGGTCGACCGCAACAAGGTCGAGCAGGCCGTCGCCGACGGCGACGCGCGCGCCCGCGGTGTCCAGCTGGCCCTGCGCCAGCTCTCGACCCAGCTCTCCGGGGCCCAGGTCGGCATCACCGTCACCAACCTCGGCATCGGCTTCCTCGCCGAGCCCGCGATCGCGGACCTGATCCGTGAGCCGCTGGAGGACCTCGGTACGCCGGCCGGCGCGGTGTCGCCGCTCGCCCTGACCATCGGCCTCGTGCTCAGCACGATCCTGACGATGATCTTCGGCGAGCTGGTGCCGAAGAACCTCGCGATCGCCCGCCCGCTCGAGACCGCGCGGGCCACCCAGGGGCTGATGCGGACGTTCACCGCCCTCAACAAGCTCCCGATCCGGGTGCTCAACAACTCCGCCAACGCGTTGGTACGCCGTCTCGGCGTCGAGCCGCAGGAGGAGCTGCGCTCGGCGCGGAGCTCCTCCGAGCTGGCCTCGCTGATCCAGCGCTCGGCCGACGAGGGCACCCTCGACGCCGACACCGCCGAGCTGATGGAGCGCTCGGTGGAGTTCGGCACCCGCACCGCGGGCGAGATCATGACGCCGCGGGTGCGCACCCACAGCCTCGAGGTCAACGACCGCGCGAGCGCCGTGATCGAGATGGCCCGCCAGACCGGCCACTCCCGCTTCCCGGTGCTCGACGCCGAGGACGTGGTGGTGGGCACCGTCCACGTCAAGCACGCGGTCGCCGTACCGCTCCACGAGCGGCCGACGACCCGGGTCAAGCACCTGATGGTCCGCCCCGTGGTGGTGCCGGACTCGTTGCGCCTCGACCCGCTGCTCGCGCTGCTGCGCCAGGACGGCTTCCAGATGGCCGTCGTCCTCGACGAGTACGGCGGCCACGCCGGCATCGTCACCCTCGAGGACGTCATCGAGGAGATCGTCGGCGACATCTCCGACGAGCACGACCGGCTCGGGGCCCGGGCGCGCCAGCGCCACGACGGCAGCTGGATCATCTCCGGCCTGCTGCGCCCCGACGAGGTCGAGGACATCACCGGGATCACCCTCCCCGAGGCGGAGGACTACGACACCGTGGCCGGGCTGGTGCTGAAGGTGCTGGGCCGGGTCCCGTCGCGCGGCGACGTCGCCGAGGTGCCCGTCCCCGTGCGCACCGACGACGAGGAGACCCGCGAACAGCTCGCGCTGCTCACCGTCGAGCACATGGACGGCCTGCGGGTGGACCGTCTGACCATGCGCCTGCTCGACGGCGAGGAGCCGACCGAGCAGGACCGTGACCGCCGCGGTGACCGGAACGCCGAGCGCTCCGGCGCGCGCAAGGAGGGCCAGCGATGA
- a CDS encoding hemolysin family protein, with amino-acid sequence MSDWAAVVLTVVLLGLNAFFVGAEFALVSARRSQIEPRAREGSRVARTTLRAMENVSLMMAGAQLGITVCSVLLGAVGEPAVAHLLEPGFDALGVPHDLVHPIAFVIALGIVVALHVVLGEMVPKNIAIAGPDRAALVLGPPLLGIVTVLKPVIVVLNAVANGVLRAMRVEPKDEISSSFTREEVAALVEESHGEGMIEADEYDRLAGALGFTEKTVAAVLMPAETLSTVRRGSTAADVEALCAATGFSRFPVESDTGELMGYLHIKDVLEPDEERRLRPVEDKWIRPFAPVTPDDLLHDALEQLQRRGAHMARVVDPTGQTIGLATLEDVIEELIGEIRDAVHSDEPV; translated from the coding sequence ATGAGCGACTGGGCAGCCGTCGTCCTGACAGTGGTCCTGCTGGGCCTCAACGCGTTCTTCGTCGGCGCGGAGTTCGCGCTCGTCTCCGCGCGCCGCAGCCAGATCGAGCCCCGGGCGCGGGAGGGGTCGCGCGTCGCGCGGACCACCCTGCGCGCGATGGAGAACGTCTCGCTGATGATGGCGGGCGCCCAGCTCGGCATCACCGTCTGCTCGGTGCTCCTGGGTGCCGTGGGCGAGCCCGCGGTCGCGCACCTGCTCGAGCCCGGCTTCGACGCGCTCGGCGTCCCGCACGACCTGGTGCACCCGATCGCGTTCGTGATCGCCCTCGGCATCGTGGTCGCGCTGCACGTCGTCCTCGGCGAGATGGTGCCGAAGAACATCGCGATCGCCGGTCCCGACCGGGCCGCGCTGGTGCTCGGCCCGCCGCTGCTCGGCATCGTCACGGTGCTCAAGCCGGTGATCGTCGTGCTCAACGCGGTCGCCAACGGCGTGCTCCGGGCCATGCGGGTGGAGCCGAAGGACGAGATCAGCTCCAGCTTCACCCGCGAGGAGGTCGCCGCGCTGGTCGAGGAGTCGCACGGCGAGGGCATGATCGAGGCCGACGAGTACGACCGGCTCGCCGGCGCGCTCGGCTTCACCGAGAAGACCGTGGCCGCGGTCCTGATGCCGGCGGAGACGCTCAGCACCGTACGCCGCGGCTCGACCGCGGCCGACGTGGAGGCGCTCTGTGCCGCGACCGGCTTCAGCCGGTTCCCGGTGGAGTCCGACACCGGCGAGCTGATGGGCTACCTGCACATCAAGGACGTGCTGGAGCCCGACGAGGAGCGCCGGCTGCGTCCGGTCGAGGACAAGTGGATCCGGCCGTTCGCGCCGGTCACCCCCGACGACCTGCTCCACGACGCGCTCGAGCAGCTCCAGCGCCGCGGCGCCCACATGGCACGCGTCGTCGACCCCACCGGGCAGACCATCGGCCTCGCGACGCTCGAGGACGTCATCGAGGAGCTGATCGGCGAGATCCGCGACGCGGTGCACTCCGACGAGCCCGTCTGA
- a CDS encoding bifunctional nuclease family protein, which produces MREVDVMGVRVEMPSNQPIVLLREVSGERYLPIWIGAVEATAIAFAQQGVVPPRPLTHDLLKDVLEATGNELSEVRITEVRDGVFFATLVFSSGVEVSARPSDSIALALRTGTRILCAEGVLDEAGLAVPAEQEDEVEKFREFLDHVTPEDFDAHEG; this is translated from the coding sequence GTGCGCGAAGTCGATGTCATGGGTGTCCGTGTCGAGATGCCGTCGAACCAGCCGATCGTGCTGTTGCGCGAGGTGTCGGGGGAGCGGTACCTGCCGATCTGGATCGGGGCCGTCGAGGCCACCGCGATCGCGTTCGCGCAGCAGGGCGTCGTACCGCCGCGCCCGCTCACCCACGACCTGCTCAAGGACGTGCTCGAGGCCACCGGCAACGAGCTGAGCGAGGTCCGCATCACCGAGGTCCGCGACGGCGTCTTCTTCGCGACCCTGGTCTTCAGCTCCGGCGTCGAGGTCAGCGCACGCCCGTCCGACTCCATCGCCCTCGCGCTGCGCACCGGCACCCGCATCCTGTGTGCGGAGGGCGTCCTGGACGAGGCCGGACTCGCCGTCCCCGCGGAGCAGGAGGACGAGGTCGAGAAGTTCCGCGAGTTCCTCGACCACGTCACGCCCGAGGACTTCGACGCCCACGAGGGCTGA
- a CDS encoding phosphotransferase family protein, which yields MTPSRSLGGSSEDDVNVASRLLGRGLRFVSTLGGGEHARTSVVTDGVEEYVVRRFPAGDAAVGHETGILPRIQHLAPLVPRLVAADVGSETGGPLIVTSRVPGGHPGRDVSPTALAQQMGVVLARIHAADGEGLRRAPAGAPSGRGPFAAAARERFDALADEELVLTHYDYWCGNTLWVGDRLTGVVDWSGARQAPRGQDLAWCRLDLVLMGHVAAAETFLTAYEERTGCAVDTMAEWDLQAAAQAEDAVEDWAPNYAGIGLADLTAVRLRERLSVWGATQLAALQAS from the coding sequence GTGACTCCATCGCGCTCGCTCGGAGGCAGTTCCGAGGACGACGTGAACGTCGCGTCTCGGCTCCTCGGCCGCGGACTGCGGTTCGTGTCGACGCTGGGCGGTGGCGAGCACGCCCGGACCAGCGTCGTCACCGACGGGGTCGAGGAGTACGTCGTTCGACGTTTCCCGGCGGGAGACGCGGCCGTCGGTCACGAGACCGGAATCCTGCCGCGCATCCAACACCTGGCGCCGCTGGTGCCGAGGCTCGTTGCCGCCGACGTCGGGAGCGAGACGGGTGGTCCTCTGATCGTGACGTCGCGGGTGCCGGGCGGCCATCCCGGTCGGGACGTCTCGCCGACGGCGCTTGCCCAGCAGATGGGCGTCGTGCTGGCGCGGATCCATGCCGCAGACGGGGAGGGGTTGCGGCGCGCACCCGCGGGCGCACCGAGCGGACGTGGCCCCTTCGCCGCTGCGGCACGGGAACGCTTCGATGCGCTGGCCGACGAGGAGCTGGTGCTCACGCACTACGACTACTGGTGCGGCAACACGCTGTGGGTCGGTGATCGGCTCACCGGGGTCGTCGACTGGTCCGGCGCACGACAGGCACCACGTGGGCAGGACCTCGCGTGGTGCCGCCTCGACCTCGTGCTGATGGGTCACGTCGCCGCCGCGGAGACGTTCTTGACCGCTTACGAGGAGCGCACGGGATGCGCAGTGGACACCATGGCGGAGTGGGACCTCCAGGCCGCAGCGCAGGCAGAGGACGCCGTCGAGGACTGGGCGCCGAACTATGCGGGCATCGGCTTGGCGGACCTGACTGCCGTCCGGCTGCGGGAACGGCTCTCTGTCTGGGGAGCAACTCAGTTGGCGGCGTTGCAGGCCAGCTGA
- a CDS encoding HAD family hydrolase has product MDRVDWTSWRAVLFDLDGVVTPTAEVHMRAWSEMFNAFLTDDAPTLPDAASADLSAYTDADYFAHVDGKPRYDGVRDFLMSRAILLPEGTSEDPGTELTVRGLGNRKNDAFNAVLARDGVTAYPGSVELLDHLRELDLPLAVVSSSANAPAVLAAAGLADRFRCVVDGRVATELGLPGKPAPDTFLHAAEALGATAADSVVLEDAVSGVRAGAAGGFGLVIGVDRGAGPDTLTRAGADLVVADLAELVVPATGGAR; this is encoded by the coding sequence GTGGATCGAGTCGACTGGACCTCTTGGCGTGCTGTGCTCTTCGACCTCGACGGTGTGGTGACCCCGACCGCCGAGGTCCACATGCGTGCGTGGAGCGAGATGTTCAACGCCTTCCTGACCGACGACGCGCCGACGCTGCCGGACGCCGCGAGCGCGGACCTGTCGGCGTACACCGACGCCGACTACTTCGCCCACGTGGACGGCAAGCCGCGCTACGACGGGGTGCGCGACTTCCTCATGTCCCGCGCGATCCTCCTGCCGGAGGGCACCAGCGAGGACCCCGGCACCGAGCTCACCGTGCGCGGGCTGGGCAACCGCAAGAACGACGCCTTCAACGCCGTGCTGGCGCGCGACGGGGTGACCGCCTACCCCGGCTCCGTCGAGCTGCTGGACCACCTGCGCGAGCTCGACCTGCCACTGGCCGTCGTCTCCTCCTCGGCCAACGCCCCCGCGGTGCTCGCCGCGGCGGGCCTCGCCGACCGCTTCCGCTGCGTCGTCGACGGGCGCGTCGCCACCGAGCTCGGCCTGCCCGGCAAGCCCGCGCCGGACACCTTCCTGCACGCCGCGGAGGCGCTCGGCGCCACCGCCGCCGACTCCGTCGTCCTCGAGGACGCCGTGTCGGGCGTGCGTGCCGGCGCGGCCGGCGGGTTCGGCCTGGTGATCGGCGTCGACCGCGGCGCCGGGCCCGACACCCTCACCCGGGCCGGCGCCGACCTGGTCGTCGCCGACCTCGCCGAGCTGGTCGTGCCGGCGACGGGAGGTGCCCGATGA
- a CDS encoding FHA domain-containing protein, giving the protein MPFCTACGRQNPDDARFCAQCGTRLVSVETPASEPAGETTATIQIGVPAEKSETSDRQLDPVDAAAVDALPAGHALLVVQRGPGSGSRFLLDTDVVKAGRHPDSEIFLDDVTVSRRHAEFTRDGDTFTVADVGSLNGTYVNRDRIDHVRLSDGDEVQIGKYRLVFFSGHESA; this is encoded by the coding sequence ATGCCGTTCTGCACCGCGTGTGGCAGGCAGAATCCCGACGACGCCCGCTTCTGCGCCCAGTGCGGAACCCGCCTCGTGAGCGTCGAGACCCCCGCCAGCGAGCCCGCCGGCGAGACGACGGCGACCATCCAGATCGGCGTGCCGGCGGAGAAGTCGGAGACCTCCGACCGCCAGCTCGACCCGGTCGACGCGGCCGCGGTCGACGCGCTGCCCGCCGGTCACGCGCTGCTGGTCGTGCAGCGGGGCCCCGGCTCCGGCAGCCGGTTCCTGCTCGACACCGACGTGGTGAAGGCCGGACGGCACCCCGACAGCGAGATCTTCCTCGACGACGTCACCGTCTCGCGCCGGCACGCGGAGTTCACCCGCGACGGCGACACCTTCACCGTCGCCGACGTCGGCAGCCTCAACGGCACCTACGTCAACCGCGACCGCATCGACCACGTGCGGCTGAGCGACGGCGACGAGGTCCAGATCGGCAAGTACCGGCTGGTCTTCTTCTCCGGGCACGAGAGCGCCTGA
- a CDS encoding HNH endonuclease signature motif containing protein — MGGHVHLSDAAISRDEPGIAHVEETRSIVPTEQVREWCSGEAQVVIKPVIDLEDHQHTDAYAIPDRLTEQTRLAQPVCAFPWCERPARRCDTDHITAHGDGGPTCSCNLAPLCRRHHRAKTRTAWAHDTADAATYLWRSPHGLHLIKDRGGTRLVSAHPPDE; from the coding sequence GTGGGCGGCCATGTCCACCTCTCGGACGCCGCGATCAGCCGCGACGAGCCCGGGATCGCACACGTCGAGGAGACCCGCTCGATCGTCCCCACGGAGCAGGTCCGCGAGTGGTGCAGCGGCGAGGCCCAGGTCGTGATCAAGCCGGTCATCGATCTCGAGGATCACCAGCACACCGATGCCTACGCGATCCCCGATCGCCTCACCGAGCAGACTCGGCTCGCCCAACCGGTGTGCGCCTTCCCGTGGTGCGAACGCCCCGCCCGGCGCTGCGACACCGACCACATCACCGCCCACGGCGATGGTGGCCCGACGTGCTCGTGCAATCTCGCACCGCTGTGCCGGCGACATCATCGGGCAAAGACCCGCACCGCCTGGGCCCACGACACCGCCGACGCCGCGACGTACCTCTGGCGCTCACCCCACGGCCTGCACCTGATCAAGGACCGCGGCGGGACCCGGCTCGTCAGCGCGCACCCACCGGACGAGTAG
- the ftsR gene encoding transcriptional regulator FtsR produces the protein MNIGQVLDLLRPDFPGVTIPKIRFLEDKGLIKPERTPAGYRKFSHEDVERLRYVLRMQRDHYLPLKVIGEHLDALDRGLEPPPIDPIVPTVPSVALAPDGLPSPESFARRDDVRLSRLELIKIAGITEELLIELEQYGLVGRRPGSRHYDTDCLVVARTARELADFGIEPRHLRAFKTAADREVGLVEQVVAPHRRAHDAAARARADEAAAEIAALSVRLHATLVKRALRSR, from the coding sequence ATGAACATCGGGCAGGTGCTCGACCTGCTGCGACCGGACTTCCCCGGCGTCACGATCCCCAAGATCCGCTTCCTGGAGGACAAGGGCCTGATCAAGCCCGAGCGCACGCCCGCGGGCTACCGCAAGTTCTCCCACGAGGACGTCGAGCGGCTGCGCTACGTGCTGCGGATGCAGCGCGACCACTACCTCCCGCTCAAGGTGATCGGCGAGCACCTCGACGCCCTGGACCGCGGCCTCGAGCCGCCGCCCATCGATCCGATCGTGCCCACCGTGCCGAGCGTCGCGCTGGCACCCGACGGGCTGCCGAGCCCGGAGTCGTTCGCCCGGCGCGACGACGTACGCCTCTCGCGCCTGGAGCTGATCAAGATCGCCGGGATCACCGAGGAGCTGCTCATCGAGCTGGAGCAGTACGGCCTGGTTGGCCGGCGCCCCGGCTCGCGGCACTACGACACCGACTGCCTGGTGGTCGCCCGCACCGCGCGCGAGCTGGCCGACTTCGGGATCGAGCCGCGCCACCTGCGCGCCTTCAAGACCGCCGCGGACCGGGAGGTCGGCCTGGTCGAGCAGGTCGTGGCGCCGCACCGTCGCGCCCACGACGCCGCGGCCCGGGCCCGTGCCGACGAGGCGGCCGCCGAGATCGCCGCGCTGTCGGTGCGGCTGCACGCGACGCTGGTCAAGCGCGCCCTGCGCTCGCGCTAG
- a CDS encoding small basic family protein — MIAALGLFVGIVLGLALEPDVPLALEPYLPIAVVAALDAVFGGLRAYLDGIFDDKVFVVSFLSNVVIAAGIVYLGDKLGVGGQLSTGVIVVLGIRIFSNVAAIRRHLFHA; from the coding sequence GTGATCGCCGCCCTCGGACTCTTCGTCGGCATCGTCCTGGGCCTCGCCCTCGAACCGGACGTACCGCTGGCGCTGGAGCCCTACCTGCCGATCGCGGTCGTGGCCGCGCTGGACGCCGTGTTCGGCGGACTGCGCGCCTACCTCGACGGCATCTTCGACGACAAGGTGTTCGTCGTGTCGTTCCTGAGCAACGTGGTGATCGCCGCCGGCATCGTCTACCTCGGCGACAAGCTCGGGGTCGGCGGTCAGCTCTCCACCGGTGTCATCGTCGTGCTCGGCATCCGGATCTTCTCCAACGTCGCCGCAATCCGACGGCACCTGTTCCATGCCTGA